TCTGTTGAGCCTTTATGAGACTTAAATCTTTAGGATAGCATCCCTAGAGGTTTAGAAGGCTTGTTGTATTTGCTAAatacaatcgtacatcccacgaaagaatAAAGTAGTGTAGTTGTTTTTATGTTCTTCATTTTATAtcctgttttgtattgctaaggtaCTAGCAATATTTAAGTTTATGGGTGTGATAAGCGTtgaatgttgtacattcaaaccccttaacttgcatatattaattccttagtgttgttattagtttgaatttgtgttgttttagtgttttcgaGTTTTAAATGAAGATGTAagaaatttaattgattttggatttaaaacACATCTTAGGAAGCTCCTGAAACAAGAAGGATTGAGCTCAGCATTCTTAGGCTCAAGCGCCTCAGTGCTCGAGCGCATCATGACAAAGCTCGAgagcacctgcgctcgagcacaccacTCCTTGAGCTCTGGCACACGCGCGCCGACCTGCTAGACATAATAGTGGAATTAATATGGAAACAAGCATAGGTCCCCTAATTCGACTAGGGAACATAAATCCAATGTTTCTGGGACTCCAAGGGCACCTTGGTTTTAATTAAAGATTTCATATAAAGATCTTCTTgaaggcttgaagagttgaagagaagatgaacatgacAAAAGACCATCCCAACACCACCATGAGcaactaattctgtaatagggtgttgatgtaactcTTTCCAAGCAACaatgatttaattgtatttatattcaatcattatgaaattattgtcttgtcttagaaagctttttatcttgattgaactcaattcttcatattttatgtgattatatgaatgattgttgtacaacggttttaattgacacatgatcaataggaATTGATAAGTCATGCCTAAGGAAGGCAAATTTGTCTACACCTtaatttagtgtaatttaggtagataattcgTACTAACTGAAGATGAGGTATGCTTATCCATTGACTGTATGTAACTCATTAAGATATTTGATAGCCCATACCTAAGGAAGACGTATCGTACCGCATCTAAAAGTTAGGTAGACGGTCATTGTCAACCAAAGATgtattatacttatttcttaataataatattttcttgaCTATTCGAGTGACTCGAGTCTTATCATACAGATAATGAATTTATCTTGTTaaaatatgattgaccattgttatatgattagtggtgaaatcaaccccctattctttATCTCATCACACTTTATCTTACTttcacttttacttttatggaaTTAGTcttcaaacaaatcaaatcaatcgTTTTCAAATTGAGTTATATATGATCTTGAAAAGCTTAATAACAACATCAtcgcagtccttgaggttcaacaTTCTCAATATAGCCATATTCTACAATGATTCGTTCTATTACGagtgattattttattattgataatttttgcacacaaaaaaaCCACATCAATGAGGTTAAATTgacaccaaaattttaaaataagtaactCAAGGACACTAGCTAGTTTAGGTGAGGAAGTATTATGTTCTCTTAAAAAGTAACCAAGAAGAGCTCCTTTTAGAAAGATCCTtgcattttacatttttcctaattaataatatatatcatttcaAAGAGTAACGATTAAAACTacacttttatttattgtacCACTAACCCTACTCTTTTGACATTACAATACAAATTCgcttttgatttgattttttatttttttttacaacaaaaattaattcaaaGTGTGATTTCTAATATTACATAAGGTTGTAGAAGATATTTCACTTCATTTGGTctagaagattaaaaaaaaaaaaaaaaagtgcaaagaGCCGCCTTGATTCCTGGAAGAATCTTTTCTTTCCCCATGGTGCTGGATTGGAAGCACAGTACTCTCTATCCAGCACTCTTCTCACCAAAGACTCCATTAATTTCCACAAGAAATGCTTCTCTTTCAACCAATATATGCATGCTTTCCTCAGAGTCAGTGTATATGCTTCGACAAAAACAACACACAAGAATATAATCATCATCCATCACTTTGAGCTTCGAAACTCACACAACCAATGCTTTTACAGACGCCATTGTCACACTTACACAGATTCTTCTACTCTTTTCCACTGCAATGGAAgatatacatatgtatatatatatatatacccatcaAACCCATCACACATACAACCCGGCCACCTCATCATGCAgcaaaatcaaatccaaaaaactAACGAAAATCTGAAAATggaattataattaaaaaacaaccaaaacatcACATAATCATTTTGTGATCCAATATGCGCCGCCTCTTTGACCGATCACTCGAACTTGAACGTTCCAGCAAAGATTTCAACGCATTTTGCAAGAAATGCACTGATTCAATGCTGTGATCTTTATCTGCAGCCACAACAAGCACGTTCCGAATTCTGCCGCCGAGCGTCGCCATCTCCGACCGGAGAGTTTTCAGGTGGAGAGAGTTTAGGATCTCGATCAGGTCCGGTATCAGGTCCGTGCGGTCCTCGCAGCACAATGAGGCTTTGAATATCAACCGGCCGTCGCTAGAATAATCGCCGGCGAGGACGGTGATTTCGTCTGTCTCCGAAGGAAACGTTTCGAGCTCTGTGATTTCTGAGGTTTCCTCTTTCAGTTCCTTCACACGTTGGACTACCTTTGCCAGCAGGGAAGCTTTGTCcgtctacaaaaaaaaaaaaaaaaaattatatatatatgaaaccctAATTATGAAAAAGCAAGGCAACTTTCCCATTGCAGATTCTGGAGTTGCAGTTGGAGGATTGGAAAAGTGTCAACAGAATTTTATAAATCTGAGATTTCATCAAACGGTTTCTGAAGTTATCTTTTGCTCTTTCTTTACCAATCTTTTTACAGGCTCTGTATTTGCAGTTGGAGCATTCCAAAAGTTTCAAAAGAATTTTTATAAATCCAAGACTTCAAATCTAAACCCTTAAAAGGGTTTCTGGAATTatcttttgttcttcttttatttttatgacccGAAACCCTCAAGACCGTGCTTCAATTCGTGGATAAGGTTAAACTCCGTTTCGTCACAAAAGAGGAAGAGGATGGGATGCCATGCACCAAATCCAATACTTTCGGCTCTTTTAAGGAATTAGAAGAGTTATAAGAACTCaagagacaagagttacaaataaaactcaataGTTTTAAATTAATCTTTGCTTTGCTTgaattcctaattttttttttcctca
Above is a genomic segment from Corylus avellana chromosome ca9, CavTom2PMs-1.0 containing:
- the LOC132192124 gene encoding transcription factor bHLH106-like, with the protein product MHQPEDQDLYRFIAGESVMNVSPYGFPENCDFPAMQSFCSSSYYPLEVAGLADTPPQDRALAALKNHKEAEKRRRERINSHLDKLRSLLPCNSKTDKASLLAKVVQRVKELKEETSEITELETFPSETDEITVLAGDYSSDGRLIFKASLCCEDRTDLIPDLIEILNSLHLKTLRSEMATLGGRIRNVLVVAADKDHSIESVHFLQNALKSLLERSSSSDRSKRRRILDHKMIM